A region of the Nothobranchius furzeri strain GRZ-AD chromosome 13, NfurGRZ-RIMD1, whole genome shotgun sequence genome:
AATCCGTCTCCATTTAGTCTACCCTCACATCCTCCAGCTGTGCATCATTAATGAATCTTTTGGTCTTCTCACCCTCCTGCCTGGTAGCTCCAGCCTCAGCATCCTTCTCCCTATGTTGACAGTGCCTGACTAGAACCAGTCTCGTCTCTTCTTGCAAGCGACACCTCCACActaactgatggtaaacagtagttatgtgTCCGTCCTttgttctgaaaggagaaaaccgACAATCCCCGCACcacgctggatatgaaatatgtttcattaTGACCTTCCATAATGACTGAAACGTTGAGATTTTCTCACTATGTTCCTGCACCTTTAAGAattatatttaaaatattttccaTCCTTGGCTTTACAGGGGCCTTCACACCAGCCTCTTAAACGTTGAAGTACCTGGGACCAGTGtacattcagtgttactgcataGTGACACAAGGAGGACATTAGCCACTCGATGGTTGTGTAGAagatctaacacacacacacacacacgtgaaaacAAAATGGTTTAATCTCAAAACACAAAGCAGCAGACACTTTATTTTACATAAAAATTTCCTACACTTGACATATATAACTCACATCCTCTCCACAAGACAAGGACGCATCAGTACAGTTCAAGTATTTTCTGCATCAGCTGCAAGATAAGACCATAAAACAAATGTGCCACATTGTTGGACATGCTAGAAGACTGCAAACAACATTGGGCACAAAATCTTTCACACTTCTGATCCATTTACACGGAAACTCCATAGGGTCCAAAATACTTCTGCTATAAACTTGGACTGTTGGAGCATCAAGTCCTAAAAGGAAACTAATCCACCAACTCAAGTTGAGTGTGAAGTGTCAAGAGCATTCACCCAGCAGACCTACAGCGGTCCTCAGACCTGGGTGTCTACTAACATGCATGGTCTCTGGGGAAGAAAACTTCAGAAAAGTAGCGCAGGTCTCTCGGGCGTGGGCCTTGGCTGCAGCACTAGCTAGAATATGCATTATCCTCAGCAGAGTTGGCTCACTGAAGTACAAAAGTCCAGTGTGAACATTTAAAAAGTATCATACTTGTGTTGGCAAATAAATATGATAAAagacaaatgaataaataaaagagtTGCACACCTGCCGACATGGATGCTAGAGGCCAGACACCAGGCAGCTTCTCCTGCTGGGGTCAGAGACTCTTGTAAGACCCGGCGGGCCAAACAGAGGGCAGCTCCAGCCAGCTGCACTGGCAGAAACGCCACACACCGATCTTCCAGGAGAGACAGCTCCAGCAGGTAACGAGCCATCCACACCACCTGGAGACCGACCACAGCCAGGGGTCAATACCGTTACAGTCAAGAACAGGAAATGGAGTGGTGTGGATCTACCATAGCACTGCAGTGAGCCACAGAGGAAAAGATGAGGAGGAAATGAAGAGCCGGACAACAGGACAGGTCAAACTTGAGTGAAGAGAGGACTTTGCGTTCCATTCGCAAAAGCTGATGCTTGGTGTAGGCGTGGTCCATCAAGCTGCAGAGTGCAGACACCTAAAAAGAAAACTGGGAAACTTTCTACATTTCAAGGACAAAAAAACTTCTAAATCCTAAATTTAATTGCTTTCagattgtacacacacacacacacacacacacacatacaggatcTCAGAAAGCAAAGATCACCAAAGTGTTGGCAGCTTCATGGTTGAGTCTACCTCTGGGAGAAGGCTCTCTTCTTTCTTTGCTGCAAGAAAGAGGCAAACCATGCCGAGGAGCTGCAGGTTGGCCGTCTGCACCTTCAGGTGTCGTAAGGAGCGGTTGAGGAGGTGTATGGCCAGGTAGAGAGTCTCTTCTTGGAACTGCAACAAATCCTGTCAGAAAGCAGCGTTTAACAAATAATTGAGGAAAAACTTTTTACAACCAACTTGATAACTTGGTTTGTTGTGTTAGCCACCATTTATGTGGTACTCAAAAGCAAACAGTTAGCTCCCAAGCTTCAGACAACATTGCATAAGCGCTTTGTTTTTGGGAGACTTTCTGAAAAGTTCATTTCTAAATGTTGAAATTCAAGCCGAGAGGATTTAGGGATGTTTTAGAAATGAAAAAACTCGGGACATCCATCCCTCCCAAACATCACAACACCACAGGGAATTAATAATGCACGTGCAAAAATCTTAACACCCCCTTCCTGAATTTCAAAAGTAGTGAAAGTGGGCCAGCATTTCAGAACAGCACCACTTCCAAAACCATTGAGATTTATGCATTAGTAAAAAATCAGAACCAAGACAACTCACATGAACTTGAATGATCCAGTCCACTAGGATAGCTCGATTGGCATCAGTGAAATGCCCGGGCAGATCCGTAATGGGAACAAAGTTCTGCGTTCTCTGCAGGACAAAACCCAAAAACAAGACACACATTCGAGAGTTGCTGTGCAGCAGAGGTGCTCAAGGTGTCGTTCTAGGTTTGTACTCTCAGGGACACCACTAGGGTTTTCAGACCCCATGAAAAATTAAAACTTTATTTTGAATATAGTTTTAATTTAGCTTTTAAAAATGGGCCTTTCAAATCATCCCAACTTTCCTTCCTATTTTTGGTGCCCCTGGCTCCACAAAACCAAAAACATAAAAGTTTGATGGCCCCTGGACATAATCCTTACCATCATATCCAAAAACATGTCCCAAGCATAATGCCGGTCCCAAATAAGGTCCAACTTCTCAAGTGCCTTCTCTACTTCACGTCGCAGCAAACTGGGAACCAGGGCCTGGAGACTGGAAAGGCCCTGCAGGCCATGTGGGTAAAAAACACAGGTCTCCACACAATCTTCTGCTGCTGCAGAGGATGCAGGACAAAAGAACGGCAGACAAAATTATTCCGGTTTTCTTAAGGAAACAAATGCATGTGCACAGGCCATTGATTGGGTTTTACTTTTTACCTCACACCAACTAAAATTTAACTATAAATATTTATAGAAGAGCTTTACTGATGTTAAAATATCTGGATGGAAATAATTTACCAGAATTGTCTTCGTGGAATCCCATGAGGATTTCTTCGCTGGTGTGAGCGGAGAGCCTCCTTTCCTGCAAGGAACGGACAGCTTACACATCACAGTAGCATGCACTTGGGAGAGGCATGAGGGGGAAATGTTTGCTTTAGTATTCGTCCGACCAGTCAGGAACCAGTTAGGTAGAAAGAGACAGCAGATGTGGGGTTGAGGTGGCAAACTGACCCATCTGCACTCGGGCTCCATATTGACCGCATTCATCCTGGAATCACCTGCTTCCATTGGCTGCCAGCGATCTATAGGCCCACAGGTGTTAGCCATCACTCTTAATGGGGGTCTCCTCTCTTCCACCTACAGGGGCAAACTCATCATCTATACATTTGTGCTTCTGGACATGAACACAGGCATGCTTTTATTACC
Encoded here:
- the ccnp gene encoding cyclin-P isoform X2; protein product: MARSGFCDSTALLDFHMKVEERRPPLRVMANTCGPIDRWQPMEAGDSRMNAVNMEPECRWERRLSAHTSEEILMGFHEDNSAEDCVETCVFYPHGLQGLSSLQALVPSLLRREVEKALEKLDLIWDRHYAWDMFLDMMRTQNFVPITDLPGHFTDANRAILVDWIIQVHDLLQFQEETLYLAIHLLNRSLRHLKVQTANLQLLGMVCLFLAAKKEESLLPEVSALCSLMDHAYTKHQLLRMERKVLSSLKFDLSCCPALHFLLIFSSVAHCSAMVVWMARYLLELSLLEDRCVAFLPVQLAGAALCLARRVLQESLTPAGEAAWCLASSIHVGSEPTLLRIMHILASAAAKAHARETCATFLKFSSPETMHVSRHPGLRTAVGLLGECS
- the ccnp gene encoding cyclin-P isoform X3, coding for MARSGFCDSTALLDFHMKERRLSAHTSEEILMGFHEDNSAAEDCVETCVFYPHGLQGLSSLQALVPSLLRREVEKALEKLDLIWDRHYAWDMFLDMMRTQNFVPITDLPGHFTDANRAILVDWIIQVHDLLQFQEETLYLAIHLLNRSLRHLKVQTANLQLLGMVCLFLAAKKEESLLPEVSALCSLMDHAYTKHQLLRMERKVLSSLKFDLSCCPALHFLLIFSSVAHCSAMVVWMARYLLELSLLEDRCVAFLPVQLAGAALCLARRVLQESLTPAGEAAWCLASSIHVGSEPTLLRIMHILASAAAKAHARETCATFLKFSSPETMHVSRHPGLRTAVGLLGECS
- the ccnp gene encoding cyclin-P isoform X1 produces the protein MARSGFCDSTALLDFHMKVEERRPPLRVMANTCGPIDRWQPMEAGDSRMNAVNMEPECRWERRLSAHTSEEILMGFHEDNSAAEDCVETCVFYPHGLQGLSSLQALVPSLLRREVEKALEKLDLIWDRHYAWDMFLDMMRTQNFVPITDLPGHFTDANRAILVDWIIQVHDLLQFQEETLYLAIHLLNRSLRHLKVQTANLQLLGMVCLFLAAKKEESLLPEVSALCSLMDHAYTKHQLLRMERKVLSSLKFDLSCCPALHFLLIFSSVAHCSAMVVWMARYLLELSLLEDRCVAFLPVQLAGAALCLARRVLQESLTPAGEAAWCLASSIHVGSEPTLLRIMHILASAAAKAHARETCATFLKFSSPETMHVSRHPGLRTAVGLLGECS